The proteins below are encoded in one region of Sedimentibacter sp. zth1:
- the dapB gene encoding 4-hydroxy-tetrahydrodipicolinate reductase — protein MNISVILSGCTGTMGQELVNYIKTISDINIVAGVCRNKSKYSNSSFPLYDNFLSIKEKANVIIDFSNRCLIDDILNYGIKNKIGLVLATTGYSMEEEEKIFEFSKKIPVFRSSNLSVGVSLTLNILEYAVKLLSSNYDIEIIESHGNKKVDAPSGTAKMIKKVIENNINYNPNYIYNRNVIATRKNSDIGIHSIRAGNMLGNHLAIFAGEGDVIKVEHITLSKKIFAEGAISAVRLIQGKHNGYFIVDDLLDRSI, from the coding sequence GTGAATATAAGTGTTATATTGTCTGGATGCACAGGAACAATGGGTCAAGAACTGGTGAATTATATTAAAACTATATCTGATATTAATATTGTAGCTGGAGTATGTAGAAACAAAAGTAAGTATAGTAATAGTAGCTTTCCTTTATATGATAATTTTTTAAGTATTAAGGAAAAAGCTAATGTTATAATTGATTTTTCAAACAGATGTCTAATAGATGATATATTAAATTATGGTATTAAAAACAAAATAGGTCTAGTTCTTGCTACAACAGGATATAGCATGGAAGAGGAAGAAAAAATATTTGAGTTTTCAAAAAAGATACCTGTGTTTAGGAGTTCAAACCTATCTGTTGGTGTAAGCTTAACTCTAAATATTTTAGAATATGCTGTGAAGTTACTATCAAGTAACTATGATATAGAAATTATAGAAAGTCACGGTAATAAGAAAGTAGATGCTCCGAGCGGAACTGCAAAAATGATTAAGAAGGTTATAGAAAATAATATTAATTACAACCCTAATTATATCTATAACAGAAATGTTATTGCTACTAGAAAAAATAGTGATATTGGTATACACAGTATTAGGGCAGGCAATATGTTAGGAAATCATTTGGCTATATTTGCAGGAGAAGGAGATGTAATTAAGGTTGAGCATATAACCTTATCAAAAAAAATATTTGCTGAAGGTGCTATAAGTGCTGTAAGACTAATACAAGGTAAACATAATGGTTACTTTATTGTAGATGACTTATTAGATAGGAGTATTTAA
- the dapA gene encoding 4-hydroxy-tetrahydrodipicolinate synthase, with protein sequence MSLFTGAATALVTPFKNGAINYDKLDGLIEWQIRKHIDALVIAGTTGEASTLSEEEHKDLIKHSVKRINNRIPVIVGTGSNNTNHCLKMSRYAEENNADALLIVTPYYNKTTQVGAVKHYTYIADRINIPIIIYNVPSRTGFHISAESVVELSHHKNIAGIKEASGNISYVADIASKVDDDFLIYSGNDDVIVPVLSLGGKGVISVVSNIFPFETHNIVKTYLEGNINESKRIQLELLNFINVLFVETNPIPVKTCLNLLGKDVGELRLPLCDMSIKNIEILKKEMKKIGLGYL encoded by the coding sequence ATGAGTTTATTTACAGGAGCAGCAACTGCTTTGGTGACACCTTTTAAAAATGGGGCTATAAACTATGATAAATTAGATGGCCTAATAGAGTGGCAAATTAGGAAACATATTGATGCATTGGTTATAGCAGGTACTACAGGAGAGGCATCTACTCTTTCAGAAGAAGAACATAAAGATTTAATAAAACACTCAGTGAAAAGAATAAATAATAGAATACCAGTAATTGTTGGTACAGGTAGCAATAATACTAATCATTGCTTAAAAATGAGTAGGTATGCTGAAGAAAATAATGCAGATGCATTATTAATTGTTACACCATATTACAACAAAACAACACAGGTTGGTGCTGTAAAACATTATACATATATAGCGGACAGGATTAATATACCAATAATTATATATAATGTTCCTTCAAGAACTGGTTTTCATATTAGTGCAGAATCAGTTGTTGAACTATCACATCACAAAAACATAGCTGGAATAAAAGAGGCAAGTGGAAATATATCATACGTTGCAGATATAGCAAGTAAGGTAGATGATGATTTTTTAATTTATTCAGGAAATGATGACGTGATTGTTCCAGTACTTTCATTGGGGGGGAAAGGCGTTATTTCTGTAGTATCTAATATATTTCCTTTTGAAACACATAATATTGTAAAAACATATTTAGAAGGTAATATAAATGAATCTAAACGTATACAACTAGAACTTTTAAATTTTATAAATGTTTTATTTGTTGAAACTAATCCTATTCCTGTTAAAACCTGTTTAAATCTACTTGGTAAAGATGTTGGTGAGCTTAGATTGCCGTTGTGCGATATGAGTATAAAAAATATTGAGATACTAAAGAAAGAAATGAAAAAAATAGGGTTGGGTTATCTGTAG
- a CDS encoding HD-GYP domain-containing protein — MLFIPTELLKPNMIIARDINLTITDQFSLPLLRKGQVLNDLFIKKIKFHNIAGVYIDNDIAKDIIVNDIISEKLKITVLRDIKKNFNLFKKNRGEVNTHIVDNISKIAKSLVLDILSNDEILINLIDLKNYDDYTYRHSLCVAILSITTGISLQLNEHMLTEIGICALLHDIGKMTIPIEIINKPDLLSPQEYDTVKQHPIIAVEKLKKLSFVSQAVLDGILTHHEKFDGTGYPYGLKGDEIPLYGKILAIADVYDALTSTRSYRRACFPNEAIEYVMGCADVHFDYNILKAFLKNIAAYPVGTFVSLSNGQIAIVVKNLQVNPLRPIIRIIYADGTTSKNINLSYDLDHMNITIVSMGYENPGFSYSQ; from the coding sequence ATGTTATTTATACCTACTGAACTATTAAAACCAAATATGATAATTGCAAGAGACATAAATTTGACTATTACTGATCAGTTCAGTTTGCCTCTTTTGAGAAAAGGACAAGTTCTTAATGATCTTTTTATTAAAAAGATTAAATTTCATAACATTGCAGGTGTTTATATAGATAATGATATTGCAAAGGATATTATTGTAAATGATATTATAAGCGAGAAGTTAAAAATCACCGTTTTGCGTGACATAAAGAAAAATTTTAATCTATTTAAAAAAAATAGAGGGGAAGTAAATACACATATAGTTGATAATATATCAAAAATTGCAAAGAGTTTAGTTCTTGATATTTTATCGAATGACGAAATATTAATTAATCTTATAGATTTAAAGAACTATGATGATTACACATACAGACACTCACTATGTGTTGCAATTTTAAGCATAACAACTGGTATTAGTTTGCAACTAAACGAACATATGTTAACAGAAATAGGCATATGTGCACTTTTACACGATATAGGTAAAATGACTATACCAATAGAAATTATTAATAAACCAGATTTATTATCTCCGCAAGAATATGATACTGTAAAACAACACCCAATTATTGCAGTAGAGAAATTAAAGAAACTCTCTTTTGTATCTCAAGCAGTACTAGATGGAATATTAACTCACCATGAAAAGTTTGATGGTACAGGCTATCCTTACGGATTAAAGGGTGATGAGATACCTTTATACGGCAAAATTCTTGCTATTGCAGACGTTTACGACGCATTAACATCCACTAGGTCATATCGAAGAGCTTGCTTCCCTAATGAAGCAATAGAGTATGTTATGGGCTGTGCAGATGTACATTTTGATTATAATATATTGAAGGCTTTCTTGAAAAATATTGCAGCTTACCCTGTTGGTACATTTGTATCCTTAAGCAATGGACAAATAGCTATAGTTGTTAAAAATCTTCAGGTAAATCCTCTTAGACCAATTATAAGAATTATATATGCTGATGGAACAACTAGCAAAAACATAAATTTATCATATGATCTAGATCATATGAATATTACTATAGTTAGCATGGGATATGAAAACCCTGGTTTTAGCTATTCACAATAA
- a CDS encoding threonine/serine exporter family protein encodes MLDLFLDLIYCFIATWFFALVMQAPRKSLVFSALIADIGYLIYIICVNNNYELFGFFLGTLVISLLGEICARKIKMPATIFIFPAVVPIVPGIGLYETMLKFVQNDIDQAIYLGIRTIFNIGAMAIAIALVSLLLTKLHKKVEKK; translated from the coding sequence ATGTTAGACTTATTTTTAGATTTAATATATTGTTTTATAGCGACTTGGTTTTTTGCATTAGTTATGCAAGCACCAAGAAAAAGCTTAGTTTTTTCTGCTTTGATAGCAGACATAGGTTATTTAATATACATTATATGTGTAAATAATAATTATGAGTTATTTGGTTTTTTTCTAGGAACACTTGTAATATCTTTGTTAGGAGAAATTTGTGCTAGAAAAATTAAGATGCCTGCAACAATTTTTATTTTTCCAGCAGTTGTTCCTATAGTGCCTGGAATAGGTTTGTATGAGACAATGCTTAAGTTTGTTCAAAACGATATAGATCAGGCAATATATTTGGGAATAAGAACAATATTCAATATTGGTGCTATGGCAATAGCAATTGCATTGGTAAGTTTATTGTTAACAAAACTTCATAAAAAAGTAGAAAAAAAATAA
- a CDS encoding threonine/serine exporter family protein, with the protein MSTVNIDKLLKVLKLMTQIMMESGAEAYRVENTLDIIGKAFNEFEIDSSVTPTGAHITIATENDGERTIIRRIKNRSINLYKLNEVNTISRMITNREINLDEALIKLKELKSEVNIRKGKFYRTYEGIAAAFFTLLFKGGPIEFILAFLSGLIVQFISTKLGSTDAHKFFVGFFGSAIISVFAIIATSIIGKGDYNIIIIGGIMPLLPGLAMTNAIRDTMSGDLLSGVVRGTEAILVATALGAGAGIVLSLSFSIGII; encoded by the coding sequence ATGTCAACAGTAAATATTGATAAACTGTTAAAAGTTTTGAAATTAATGACTCAAATTATGATGGAAAGTGGTGCGGAGGCTTATAGGGTAGAAAATACACTTGATATAATAGGAAAAGCGTTTAATGAATTTGAAATAGATTCTAGTGTTACACCAACTGGTGCACATATAACTATAGCTACTGAAAATGATGGCGAAAGAACAATTATTAGAAGAATAAAAAATAGATCTATCAATTTATACAAATTAAATGAAGTCAATACTATTTCAAGAATGATAACAAATAGGGAAATAAATTTAGATGAAGCATTGATAAAATTAAAGGAGTTGAAAAGCGAGGTAAATATAAGGAAAGGTAAATTTTACAGAACTTATGAAGGTATAGCAGCAGCATTTTTTACATTGTTATTCAAAGGCGGGCCAATAGAATTTATATTAGCATTTTTATCAGGGCTTATTGTTCAGTTTATTTCAACGAAACTTGGAAGTACTGATGCTCATAAATTTTTTGTTGGATTCTTTGGTTCAGCAATTATATCGGTATTTGCAATTATAGCTACTTCTATAATTGGCAAAGGAGATTATAATATTATTATAATAGGTGGAATAATGCCATTGTTGCCAGGACTTGCGATGACCAATGCAATTAGAGATACTATGAGTGGTGATTTGTTATCTGGTGTTGTTAGAGGAACAGAAGCTATTTTAGTTGCAACTGCATTAGGTGCAGGAGCTGGTATTGTATTATCACTTTCGTTTTCAATTGGAATTATATAA
- a CDS encoding DUF1858 domain-containing protein, giving the protein MAVTKDSLIGEVIQENPNAVEILMSFGLGCVGCPSAQMESLEEAAMVHGVNVDNMIEALNK; this is encoded by the coding sequence ATGGCAGTAACAAAAGATTCACTTATTGGTGAAGTTATACAAGAAAATCCAAATGCCGTGGAAATTTTAATGTCTTTTGGTCTTGGTTGCGTAGGTTGCCCAAGTGCACAAATGGAATCATTGGAAGAAGCAGCAATGGTTCATGGCGTTAATGTTGATAATATGATTGAAGCATTAAATAAATAA
- a CDS encoding sensor domain-containing diguanylate cyclase: protein MNNKTLVITGEDFKTFNNLILAPIIIFNKEKILFANKIFISTYSCFKNISELYIDELFNDEILMEQIKNLFDKNKNFSKNEVSIRNNKGKLLYANVLIKPVIFNDKNCLLMQFADVTENVITKNQLISMTNVRNLMLKITENIVKFNDINDIYNLTLETALKTFNNNCIGTIMIKKDSEFEVVAHIGYEEKIKKFSIKQEETFLYRSTNGKMNDVKNISDLSKIVDFYPIETCYGRKQYIKSSLISPIIIKDNIYGMICIDSVKINSFDKDDVRLMKFLKSSIEIAISNYLLYSDQIFYANHDYLTKLYNRMFLEKQFNVLKSNAVLYNKTLNLVLIDVNHLKIINDKYGHLCGDNVLKHVADKFFSISDKNDVVARIGGDEFVSVYYDKSINNIKDSLDNILSEMKEEYISMSNCSITCSFCYGIATFRDDGMEFKELLKRADIEMYKAKVMLK from the coding sequence ATGAATAATAAAACTTTAGTTATAACGGGTGAAGATTTTAAAACCTTTAATAATTTAATACTTGCTCCAATTATAATTTTTAATAAAGAGAAAATTTTGTTTGCAAATAAAATTTTTATTAGCACATATAGTTGTTTTAAAAATATATCTGAACTGTATATTGATGAATTATTTAATGATGAAATTTTAATGGAGCAGATTAAAAATTTATTTGATAAAAATAAAAACTTTAGTAAAAATGAAGTTTCTATAAGAAATAATAAGGGAAAATTGTTATATGCTAATGTTTTAATTAAGCCTGTAATTTTTAATGATAAAAATTGTTTGCTTATGCAATTTGCAGATGTAACAGAAAATGTAATAACTAAAAACCAACTAATATCAATGACAAATGTAAGAAATTTAATGCTTAAAATTACGGAAAACATAGTTAAATTTAATGATATTAATGATATATATAATTTGACGCTTGAAACAGCATTAAAGACATTTAACAATAATTGTATTGGTACAATTATGATAAAGAAAGATAGTGAGTTTGAAGTTGTTGCTCATATTGGTTATGAAGAAAAAATAAAAAAATTTTCTATAAAACAAGAAGAAACTTTTTTGTACAGATCAACAAATGGTAAAATGAATGATGTTAAAAATATTAGTGATTTATCAAAGATAGTCGATTTTTATCCTATAGAAACATGCTATGGTAGAAAACAATATATCAAGTCTAGCTTGATTTCACCTATAATCATAAAGGATAATATTTATGGTATGATTTGTATAGATTCTGTTAAAATCAATTCTTTTGATAAAGATGATGTAAGATTGATGAAATTTTTAAAATCAAGTATTGAAATTGCGATATCAAATTATTTATTATACAGTGATCAAATTTTTTATGCTAATCATGATTATTTAACTAAATTGTATAATAGAATGTTTCTTGAAAAACAATTTAATGTTTTAAAAAGCAATGCAGTTTTATATAATAAAACGTTGAATTTAGTTTTAATTGATGTTAATCACTTAAAAATAATAAATGACAAATATGGGCACCTTTGTGGAGATAATGTTTTAAAGCATGTGGCAGACAAATTTTTTAGCATTTCAGATAAAAATGATGTAGTAGCTAGGATAGGCGGAGATGAATTTGTAAGCGTTTATTATGATAAGTCAATAAACAATATTAAAGATAGTTTAGATAACATATTAAGTGAAATGAAAGAAGAGTATATATCTATGTCTAATTGCAGTATAACTTGTTCGTTTTGCTATGGTATAGCAACATTTAGAGATGATGGAATGGAATTTAAGGAATTATTAAAAAGAGCCGACATAGAAATGTATAAGGCTAAAGTTATGTTAAAATAA
- a CDS encoding glutaredoxin domain-containing protein, with protein MKKVKIYTSNTUPHCHTAKDYLAEKEVEFEEKNVSTDMNSRKELMSLGFMGVPIIYVDDEVVEGFDRDKLETLLG; from the coding sequence ATGAAGAAAGTAAAAATTTACACAAGTAATACTTGACCGCATTGTCATACTGCTAAGGACTATTTGGCAGAAAAAGAAGTTGAATTTGAAGAAAAAAATGTTTCAACTGATATGAATTCAAGAAAAGAACTTATGTCATTAGGGTTTATGGGAGTTCCTATTATATATGTTGATGATGAAGTAGTAGAAGGTTTTGACAGAGATAAATTAGAAACTTTATTAGGGTAA
- a CDS encoding AI-2E family transporter, whose protein sequence is MIKIKKNYLKMVPIFILFVLIFKFIYNNNGFSSFMKICIPIFTGVFFAIVLNPLLNFTQTKLKIKSRGIAIALTYLIFLVIILLLITMIVPGITSSIADFLSDFPDLLKQFSEYIIDFANNSFIDGNTDINKWFEQTVLTVSQKLYNFASSMLNTAIISAISIISTTWNILLSLFISIYILYDKEYFENLFYRTCHSLFEKKNADEIVHLGYNFYSNVTNFIAGKLIDSLIIGAIAYIVSAYLIKAHYPLLISVMLGITNMIPYFGPFIGGIPAVIITLLFDPIKGFWMIIFIIILQQFDGWFLGPKILGIKLELKPVWIIISIIIGGGLFGPIGMFLATPIAALVKTILEGYITLKLKDKEITLPHQKK, encoded by the coding sequence ATGATTAAAATTAAAAAGAATTACTTAAAAATGGTACCTATATTTATATTGTTTGTTTTAATATTCAAGTTTATATATAACAATAACGGATTTAGTTCATTTATGAAAATATGCATTCCAATATTTACAGGTGTTTTTTTTGCTATTGTTTTAAATCCACTGCTGAATTTTACGCAAACAAAACTAAAAATAAAATCAAGAGGTATTGCGATTGCACTTACATATTTGATTTTTTTAGTAATTATATTATTATTAATTACTATGATTGTTCCTGGTATAACAAGTAGCATAGCAGACTTTTTATCAGACTTTCCGGATTTATTGAAGCAATTTAGTGAATATATCATTGATTTTGCGAACAATTCTTTTATTGATGGCAATACTGATATAAATAAATGGTTTGAACAAACAGTATTAACTGTATCGCAAAAGCTTTATAACTTTGCCTCATCAATGCTTAACACAGCAATAATAAGTGCTATATCAATTATATCTACAACATGGAATATATTATTATCATTATTTATATCTATATATATACTTTATGATAAAGAATATTTTGAAAATTTATTTTATAGAACGTGTCATAGCTTATTCGAGAAAAAAAATGCAGATGAAATTGTACATTTAGGCTATAATTTTTACAGTAACGTAACAAATTTTATTGCAGGCAAGCTTATAGATTCGCTTATAATAGGTGCAATTGCATATATTGTTTCTGCATACCTAATTAAAGCACATTACCCATTGCTTATAAGCGTAATGCTCGGTATAACAAATATGATACCTTACTTTGGTCCTTTCATTGGTGGTATACCAGCAGTCATAATAACATTATTATTTGATCCTATCAAAGGATTTTGGATGATTATTTTTATAATTATTCTACAGCAATTTGATGGTTGGTTCTTAGGACCTAAAATTTTAGGCATAAAACTTGAACTTAAACCAGTTTGGATTATTATATCTATAATTATTGGTGGAGGATTATTTGGACCTATAGGAATGTTTCTAGCAACCCCTATTGCAGCATTAGTAAAAACTATTTTAGAAGGATACATTACTCTAAAACTTAAGGACAAAGAAATAACATTGCCTCATCAAAAAAAATAG
- a CDS encoding TIGR01212 family radical SAM protein (This family includes YhcC from E. coli K-12, an uncharacterized radical SAM protein.), which translates to MDWNCKNYHTLDFELKKYFGEKAIKLSINGGFTCPNRDGSINTCGCIFCSEKGSGDFAGNVDNSINNQINEQIKFLSNKWKSNTYIAYFQSFTNTYDSVINLEKKYTQALNCPNIKGLAIATRPDCINENIAKLLSSYNDRTYLWVELGLQTIHKNSSDFIRRGYDLDVFNNAISMLKKYNIRVVVHLILGLPNESNHDILESVQYVCTKGIWGIKLHLLHVLKNTDLANYYYENNMKLYTQEEYINLVCDCIEIMPQDVVIHRLTGDGKRSELIAPEWSLHKLKVLSAIDIELRKRNSYQGLKFNQEQK; encoded by the coding sequence ATGGATTGGAATTGTAAAAATTATCATACTTTAGATTTTGAATTAAAAAAATATTTTGGCGAAAAAGCTATAAAATTATCAATAAATGGGGGTTTTACTTGTCCTAATAGAGACGGTTCAATTAATACCTGTGGTTGTATTTTTTGCAGTGAAAAAGGCTCCGGTGATTTTGCAGGAAATGTTGATAACTCTATTAACAATCAAATCAACGAACAGATAAAGTTTCTAAGTAATAAATGGAAGTCGAACACGTATATAGCATACTTCCAAAGCTTTACCAATACATATGATAGTGTTATTAATCTAGAAAAAAAATATACTCAGGCACTAAATTGTCCTAATATAAAGGGGTTAGCCATAGCAACCAGACCTGATTGTATAAATGAAAACATTGCTAAGCTTTTATCAAGTTATAATGATAGAACTTATCTATGGGTTGAACTCGGTTTGCAAACTATCCACAAAAATTCCTCAGATTTTATCAGAAGGGGATATGACTTGGATGTATTTAACAATGCTATAAGTATGTTAAAGAAGTACAATATAAGAGTTGTTGTACATTTAATTTTAGGTTTACCCAATGAAAGTAATCATGATATTTTGGAAAGTGTACAATACGTATGTACCAAAGGTATATGGGGTATTAAGCTTCATCTACTGCACGTTTTAAAAAATACTGATTTAGCTAATTATTATTATGAAAATAACATGAAATTATATACACAAGAAGAATATATTAATCTTGTGTGTGACTGTATTGAAATAATGCCTCAAGATGTAGTTATACATAGGCTTACAGGCGATGGGAAACGAAGTGAATTAATAGCTCCTGAATGGAGTTTGCATAAATTAAAAGTCCTATCTGCAATAGACATTGAGCTTAGAAAAAGAAACAGTTACCAAGGATTGAAATTTAACCAAGAACAAAAATAA
- a CDS encoding S-layer homology domain-containing protein produces the protein MKKLVITTLLIVLLLLTFSSKAYSIDFSDINNKDYSEMLNILSSYKILNGYTDGTFRPGNCITRAEAAKIAVMLTGYENISFGMTSNFSDMQGHWAERYVEITNVLGIVKGYEDNTFKPNQYVTFEEAVTIIIRVLGYNDEVVGNNYPDNYLNLAKKLNLLENISNPSKYMTRESMSFLVYNSLNCHTVNIKNSNIIYNSKLLLNNLGRKETRQITDTYVLEHSEIYLAKYLMNIFDIYYDNNDNIVLINNPVYTTITGYIKSSLPSNLIFLSDKYGNSKLYNLNDVPIVYNNIKSYVNNEDLKNSNARFLISDSSEIVAAVIEKPTDIKIISNNELYKNSEDIFAGKYLPKKDNKILFENIRVTGAADNLYDIKTNDVVYFYETKESNYNKSTVSMEVIRNNITNIFNGTEYKGYDEYYNIGDIKYKLNANANIKEQPSIGDSVKAILDKDNSILQLEVMRYVQEPKKYALVLGVNQGTNALPTVNILKHDGTTKTYTLKENSGVVIKASNNNSYIYNTSISKNDFIRYDLLNTSTIKVVKKESSVNIVGEYNPKVNTVSSVGYKINSLSTIMIYGEPFRQINLENLGNHLEGRAVLKNNVIQMLILNKNVITEVDKEIPVEKPIVTTYTGQVYGAIDSISNNNSTLGLYNYSLSFNIHKDLNDSINSYKNQFVRFKVINSVVTEIEAYKPEITKSKVTAIYKNQLQIDGISLVEYSDNVMVYICSQDALGEYISFKNASLSDVKINSTVQFYVTDNKYNGVVNVIVIYN, from the coding sequence ATGAAAAAACTGGTTATCACTACATTACTTATTGTTTTATTACTATTAACATTTAGTAGTAAAGCATACTCAATAGATTTTAGTGATATTAATAATAAAGACTATTCTGAAATGTTAAACATACTATCTTCATATAAAATTTTAAATGGTTACACTGATGGTACATTTAGACCAGGTAATTGCATTACTCGTGCTGAAGCTGCTAAAATAGCAGTCATGTTAACTGGTTACGAAAATATCTCTTTTGGCATGACATCAAATTTCTCAGATATGCAAGGTCACTGGGCAGAAAGATATGTTGAAATAACAAATGTACTTGGTATTGTTAAAGGTTATGAAGATAATACTTTTAAACCAAATCAATATGTTACTTTTGAAGAAGCTGTAACTATAATTATAAGGGTACTAGGATACAATGACGAAGTTGTTGGAAATAATTATCCTGATAATTATCTTAATTTAGCAAAAAAATTAAATCTATTAGAAAATATTTCTAATCCAAGCAAATATATGACAAGAGAAAGTATGTCCTTTTTAGTATATAACTCTTTGAATTGCCATACTGTAAATATAAAAAATAGTAATATCATATATAATAGTAAGCTACTGTTAAATAATTTAGGTAGAAAAGAAACTAGACAAATAACTGATACTTACGTATTGGAACATTCAGAAATTTATTTAGCTAAATATTTGATGAATATATTTGATATATATTATGATAATAATGACAACATAGTTTTGATAAACAATCCAGTATACACAACTATCACAGGATATATCAAATCATCATTACCATCAAATTTAATTTTTTTAAGCGATAAATATGGAAATTCTAAACTTTATAATTTGAATGATGTTCCAATAGTTTATAATAATATTAAAAGCTATGTAAATAATGAGGATTTAAAAAATTCAAATGCACGATTTTTGATTTCTGATTCATCAGAAATAGTTGCAGCTGTTATAGAAAAACCTACTGATATCAAAATAATCAGTAACAACGAATTATACAAGAATAGTGAAGACATTTTTGCTGGAAAGTATCTTCCTAAAAAAGATAACAAAATTTTATTTGAAAATATAAGAGTTACTGGAGCAGCAGATAATTTATATGACATTAAAACTAACGATGTAGTTTACTTTTATGAAACTAAGGAATCTAACTATAATAAAAGCACAGTAAGTATGGAGGTTATTAGGAATAACATAACTAATATATTTAATGGTACTGAATATAAAGGGTACGATGAATATTACAATATTGGTGATATTAAATATAAATTAAACGCTAATGCCAATATAAAAGAACAGCCCTCTATTGGCGATTCAGTTAAAGCCATACTAGATAAAGATAATTCAATCTTGCAACTTGAAGTTATGAGGTATGTTCAAGAGCCTAAAAAATATGCATTGGTTTTGGGAGTCAATCAAGGTACAAATGCCTTGCCAACAGTAAATATATTAAAACATGATGGAACTACTAAAACCTATACACTTAAAGAAAATAGCGGTGTCGTAATAAAGGCAAGCAATAATAATTCATATATTTATAATACAAGTATTTCTAAAAATGATTTCATAAGATATGATTTACTTAATACATCAACTATTAAAGTTGTAAAAAAAGAATCTAGCGTTAATATTGTTGGTGAGTATAACCCAAAAGTAAATACAGTTTCAAGCGTAGGATATAAAATTAATTCTTTATCAACAATTATGATTTATGGTGAACCATTTAGACAAATCAATCTTGAAAATTTAGGTAACCATTTAGAAGGCAGAGCTGTATTAAAAAACAATGTAATTCAAATGCTTATACTAAATAAAAATGTTATAACTGAAGTTGACAAAGAAATTCCCGTTGAAAAACCAATCGTTACAACATATACAGGCCAAGTTTATGGTGCAATAGATAGTATAAGTAACAACAATTCAACATTAGGTCTTTATAATTACTCATTGTCTTTCAATATTCATAAAGACTTAAATGACAGTATAAACAGTTATAAGAACCAGTTTGTGAGATTTAAAGTTATAAACAGTGTAGTTACGGAAATTGAAGCATATAAACCTGAAATAACAAAAAGTAAAGTAACTGCTATTTACAAAAATCAGTTACAGATAGATGGAATTTCTTTAGTTGAATATTCTGATAATGTAATGGTATACATTTGTTCTCAAGATGCATTAGGAGAATATATATCTTTTAAAAACGCATCCTTAAGTGATGTTAAAATAAATTCAACAGTACAATTTTATGTAACCGATAACAAATATAATGGTGTTGTTAATGTAATAGTTATTTATAATTAA